The following proteins are encoded in a genomic region of Arachis ipaensis cultivar K30076 chromosome B02, Araip1.1, whole genome shotgun sequence:
- the LOC107626008 gene encoding geraniol 8-hydroxylase isoform X1: MNYLLLLLLAFLACASIHVLIIFILGTKKSKSSKDPPGPNPFPIIGNILELGNQPHQSLAKLSQNYGPIMSLNLGSIKTIVISSPKLAKEILHKHDLILSNRSIPDTIRALDHHIFSMVWMPPTNQWRILRRACANKVFSPQLLDSTQILRQKKVQELLDFVKEKNEKRETLDIGEAVFITVLNSISNTFFSMDLGYYNSSNKPQEFKDIFFGIMKEAGRPNVVDFFPMLRKLDPQGARARMNKYFGKLIDFFDGLVEERLGRERKLSNDVLDSLLEVMMEDNSQVTRPHLLHLFLDLFVAGTDTTSSTIEWAMSELLCNPEKLEKVRKELQQVIGKDEQQQFEESHITKLPYLRAVVKETFRLHPPIPLLVPHKSEDSVEICGFMVPKDAQILVNVWAMGRDSSIWRNPNEFSPERFLENDVDFKGQDFELIPFGAGRRICPGLPLASRTIHIVLASLLYNYDWKLANGKKKEDIDMTETYGITLHKAQPLQVIPIHA; encoded by the exons ATGAACTACCTACTACTTCTTCTACTTGCTTTCTTAGCTTGTGCAAGCATTCATGTTCTAATAATCTTCATCTTAGGCACCAAAAAATCCAAATCCTCTAAGGATCCACCAGGGCCTAACCCTTTTCCAATCATAGGAAACATCTTAGAACTTGGTAATCAACCTCACCAATCACTTGCTAAGCTTTCTCAAAATTATGGACCCATAATGAGCCTAAATCTTGGTAGCATAAAAACTATAGTTATATCCTCGCCAAAATTAGCTAAAGAAATTCTCCATAAACATGACCTAATCCTCTCTAATAGATCAATCCCAGATACTATTAGAGCACTTGATCATCACATATTTTCAATGGTGTGGATGCCACCTACAAATCAATGGAGGATTCTTAGGAGGGCTTGTGCTAACAAAGTGTTCTCACCCCAACTTCTTGATTCTACACAAATTCTTCGTCAAAAGAAGGTGCAAGAATTGTTGGATTTTGtgaaggaaaaaaatgaaaaacgcgAAACTTTAGATATTGGTGAGGCTGTTTTTATAACTGTACTTAATTCTATATCAAACACTTTTTTTTCTATGGATTTGGGTTATTACAATAGTTCTAATAAGCCACAAGAGTTCAAGGACATATTTTTTGGTATTATGAAAGAAGCTGGAAGGCCAAATGTTGTGGATTTTTTCCCAATGCTTCGCAAGCTTGATCCACAAGGTGCACGTGCAAGGATGAACAAATATTTTGGAAAGTTGATTGATTTTTTTGATGGTCTTGTTGAAGAAAGGTTAGGAAGGGAAAGGAAATTATCTAACGATGTGTTAGATTCTTTGTTGGAAGTCATGATGGAAGACAACTCACAAGTTACCCGCCCTCATTTATTGCATTTATTTTTG GATCTATTTGTGGCTGGAACAGACACAACATCAAGTACAATAGAATGGGCAATGTCAGAATTGTTATGCAACCCAGAAAAACTAGAAAAAGTTAGAAAAGAGCTTCAACAAGTGATTGGCAAAGATGAACAACAACAATTTGAAGAATCACATATCACAAAACTTCCATACCTAAGAGCAGTGGTGAAGGAAACTTTTAGGTTGCACCCACCAATCCCACTTTTGGTGCCACATAAATCAGAAGACAGTGTTGAAATATGTGGTTTCATGGTACCTAAAGATGCACAAATTCTTGTTAATGTTTGGGCCATGGGAAGAGATTCAAGTATTTGGAGAAACCCAAATGAATTTTCACCTGAAAGATTCTTGGAAAATGATGTTGATTTTAAGGGCCAAGATTTTGAGTTAATTCCATTTGGTGCTGGAAGAAGAATTTGTCCTGGATTACCATTGGCTTCTAGAACCATCCACATTGTTTTAGCCTCTCTTCTATATAACTATGATTGGAAGCTTGCTAATGGGAAAAAGAAAGAGGACATTGACATGACTGAGACATATGGGATTACTCTACATAAGGCTCAACCTCTTCAAGTTATACCAATCCATGCATAA
- the LOC107627855 gene encoding inactive cytochrome P450 76AD1-like, with protein MLCATNIFSPQKLESTSTLRHKKVQELVNFVGTCCTKGEAIDIGKVVFITIMNSFSNNTLFSMDFANYGASDDDGSHQNFKELIEGILDDAGKINVIDLFPIIKFLDPQGLKGRGEESFKRLLKAFD; from the coding sequence ATGTTATGTGCTACAAACATATTCTCCCCTCAAAAGCTAGAATCAACTAGCACACTTCGCCACAAAAAGGTGCAAGAATTGGTGAATTTTGTGGGAACATGTTGCACCAAAGGTGAGGCTATTGATATTGGTAAGGTTGTATTCATAACAATAATGAATTCATTTTCCAATAATACACTTTTCTCTATGGATTTTGCTAACTATGGAGCTAGTGATGATGATGGTTCTCATCAAAATTTCAAGGAGCTTATAGAGGGAATATTGGACGATGCTGGAAAGATTAATGTAATAGATCTTTTCCCAATTATAAAATTTCTTGATCCACAAGGCCTAAAGGGAAGAGGTGAAGAATCTTTTAAGAGACTATTGAAGGCTTTCGATTAG
- the LOC107626011 gene encoding geraniol 8-hydroxylase: protein MNYLLLLLLAFLACASIHVLIIFILGTKKSKSSKDPPGPNPFPIIGNILELGNQPHQSLAKLSQNYGPIMSLNLGSIKTIVISSPKLAKEILHKHDLILSNRSIPDTIRALDHHIFSMVWMPPTNQWRILRRACANKVFSPQLLDSTQILRQKKVQELLDFVNEKSEKGETLDIGEATFITVLNSISNTFFSMDLGHYNSSNKPQEFKDIFFGIMKEAGRPNVVDFFPMLRKLDPQGARARMNKYFGKLIDFFDGLVEERLGRERKLSNDVLDSLLEVMMEDNSQVTRPHLLHLFLDLFVAGTDTTSSTIEWAMSELLCNPEKLEKVRKELQQVIGKDEQQQFEESHITKLPYLRAVVKETFRLHPPIPLLVPHKSEDNVEICGFMVPKDAQILVNVWAMGRDSSIWRNPNEFSPERFLENDVDFKGQDFELIPFGAGRRICPGLPLASRTIHIVLASLLYNYDWKLANGKKKEDIDMTETYGITLHKAQPLQVIPIHA from the exons ATGAACTACCTACTACTTCTTCTACTTGCTTTCTTAGCTTGTGCAAGCATTCATGTTCTAATAATCTTCATCTTAGGCACCAAAAAATCCAAATCCTCTAAGGATCCACCAGGGCCTAACCCTTTTCCAATCATAGGAAACATCTTAGAACTTGGTAACCAACCTCACCAATCACTTGCTAAGCTTTCTCAAAATTATGGACCCATAATGAGCCTAAATCTTGGTAGCATAAAAACTATAGTTATATCCTCGCCAAAATTAGCTAAAGAAATTCTCCATAAACATGACCTAATCCTCTCTAATAGATCAATCCCAGATACTATTAGAGCACTTGATCATCACATATTTTCAATGGTGTGGATGCCACCTACAAATCAATGGAGGATTCTTAGGAGGGCTTGTGCTAACAAAGTGTTCTCACCCCAACTTCTTGATTCTACACAAATTCTTCGTCAAAAGAAGGTGCAAGAATTGTTGGATTTTGTGAATGAAAAAAGTGAAAAAGGCGAAACTTTAGATATCGGTGAAGCTACTTTTATAACCGTGCTTAATTCTATATCAAACACTTTTTTTTCTATGGATTTGGGTCATTACAATAGTTCTAATAAGCCACAAGAGTTCAAGGACATATTTTTTGGTATTATGAAAGAAGCTGGAAGGCCTAATGTTGTGGATTTTTTCCCAATGCTTCGCAAGCTTGATCCACAAGGTGCACGTGCAAGGATGAACAAGTATTTTGGAAAGTTGATTGATTTTTTTGATGGTCTTGTTGAAGAAAGGTTAGGAAGGGAAAGGAAATTATCTAACGATGTGTTAGATTCTTTGTTGGAAGTCATGATGGAAGACAACTCACAAGTTACCCGCCCTCATTTATTGCATTTATTTTTG GATCTATTTGTGGCTGGAACAGACACAACATCAAGTACAATAGAATGGGCAATGTCAGAATTGTTATGCAACCCAGAAAAACTAGAAAAAGTTAGAAAAGAGCTTCAACAAGTGATTGGCAAAGATGAACAACAACAATTTGAAGAATCACATATCACAAAACTTCCATACCTAAGAGCAGTGGTGAAGGAAACTTTTAGGTTGCACCCACCAATCCCACTTTTGGTGCCACATAAATCAGAAGACAATGTTGAAATATGTGGTTTCATGGTACCTAAAGATGCACAAATTCTTGTTAATGTTTGGGCTATGGGAAGAGATTCAAGTATTTGGAGAAACCCAAATGAATTTTCACCTGAAAGATTCTTGGAAAATGATGTTGATTTTAAGGGCCAAGATTTTGAGTTAATTCCATTTGGTGCTGGAAGAAGAATTTGTCCTGGATTACCATTGGCTTCTAGAACCATCCACATTGTTTTAGCCTCTCTTCTATATAACTATGATTGGAAGCTTGCTAATGGGAAAAAGAAAGAGGACATTGACATGACTGAGACATATGGGATTACTCTACATAAGGCTCAACCTCTTCAAGTTATACCAATCCATGCATAA
- the LOC110268119 gene encoding uncharacterized protein LOC110268119, which yields MAARNQTKDLKCATHLLSDKFRNMTEEKKAIVRDLGFGGLMHIPPLRVHHQLLRELANNFKLGENRLETGYGSFKITPRKIGRALGINATGDLFPQKVEYKKLSEDDKIIFRRFQGKTLKSLTDEMMDIGVGNEEERLMFKRIFILYIQMAFLLPTTINKISPVHLAPIFQMDSITERNWGGHVLTFIVKGITDYKEKKKKAIDGCLFALMIIYFHLSKNKGKKRAERPPKS from the exons atggcagcaagaaaccaaacaaaagaccttaagtgtgccacACATCTCCTAAGTGATAAATTCAGAAACATGACTGAGGAAAAGAAGGCGATTGTGAGGGATCTAGGATTCGGTGGGttgatgcacatcccaccactaagggtgcatcaccaacTGTTAAGGGAGCTGGCAAACAACTTCAAACTTGGGGAGAACAGACTGGAAACAGGATATGGTTCTTTCAAAATAACCCCAAGAAAGATAGGTCGtgcgcttggcatcaatgcaacag gagatctgTTTCCTCAGAAAGTCGAGTATAAGAAACTTTCTGAGgatgacaaaataatttttagaagattccagggtaagaccctcaaaagtcttaccgATGAGATGATGGATATCGGCGTTGGTAACGAAGAGGAACGCctaatgttcaagaggattttcatcctctatatacagatggcgttccttttgccaacgacaataaacaaaatctcgcCTGTACACCTGGCCCCAATTTTTCAGATGGACAGCATAACGGAGCGAAACTGGGGAGGGCATGTTTTGACCTTTATCGTCAAGGGCATAACCGActacaaggagaaaaagaagaaggcaattgatggctgcctctttgccctgatgataatatattttcatctttctaaaaataaaggcaagaagagggctgaaagaccGCCAAAATCCTAG